The following coding sequences are from one Paenarthrobacter ureafaciens window:
- a CDS encoding CGNR zinc finger domain-containing protein, protein MLFAPDTEVALRSVVNLINTAANGEDSLATVEDLDAFLDAEGFSGSRTRTAAELRSVKRLRGELAALWSADEDTAAKAINKLLADAKALPQLVKHDQWDWHLHATTPEAPLADRMGTEAAMAIVDVIRSKEMERMRLCAAEDGDAVVLDLSRNRSKLYCDTGNCANRTHVAAYRARKAAEGD, encoded by the coding sequence GTGCTTTTTGCGCCTGACACCGAGGTTGCCCTCCGTAGTGTCGTCAACCTGATCAACACCGCCGCCAATGGAGAGGACTCGCTGGCCACCGTCGAGGACCTTGACGCTTTCCTGGATGCCGAAGGCTTCTCCGGTTCGCGCACCAGAACGGCAGCTGAGTTGCGCAGCGTAAAACGCCTCCGGGGTGAGCTCGCAGCACTCTGGAGCGCCGATGAGGACACCGCTGCCAAAGCCATCAACAAACTCCTCGCCGATGCCAAGGCCCTCCCCCAGCTCGTCAAGCACGATCAGTGGGACTGGCACCTCCACGCCACCACCCCGGAAGCTCCGCTGGCGGATCGCATGGGCACGGAAGCCGCCATGGCAATCGTCGATGTGATCCGGAGCAAGGAGATGGAGCGGATGCGCCTCTGCGCAGCGGAAGACGGCGACGCCGTGGTCCTGGACCTCAGCCGCAACCGTTCAAAGCTCTACTGCGACACCGGAAATTGCGCCAACCGGACCCACGTCGCAGCGTACCGGGCCCGGAAAGCCGCCGAGGGCGACTAG
- a CDS encoding EamA family transporter, giving the protein MADAKGFLASGLGIAIISSAVFGTSGSFAKSMLETGWSPGAAVAVRLSGAALILLIPAVVVLRDRWHQLKDNWLTILLFGLIGVAGCQLFYFNAVARLSVGVALLLEYLAPVMIVLWLWISSRRRPRALTSAGALLSLAGLVLVLDLTGSVKVDFIGVLWGMAAAVCLVIYFFITAKENDTLPPLVLASGGLVVGAVVMWLVGAVGLLPMTFSTANTSLGPWETPWWVSVGGLVILATVLAYVSGIMAARSLGSKVASFVSLTEVLFAVLWAWLLLGELPGSIQLLGGLLIVGGVVLVRVDELRGDKRAARVDPVAERVLDHANDVEPVPGP; this is encoded by the coding sequence ATGGCTGATGCAAAAGGATTCCTGGCATCCGGACTTGGCATCGCCATCATTTCCTCGGCAGTGTTCGGCACTTCCGGATCCTTCGCCAAGTCGATGCTGGAGACCGGCTGGTCTCCCGGGGCCGCCGTTGCCGTGCGGCTCAGTGGCGCTGCCCTCATCCTGCTGATTCCCGCCGTCGTGGTTCTTCGCGACCGTTGGCACCAACTCAAGGACAACTGGCTCACCATCCTGCTTTTCGGCCTGATCGGCGTTGCCGGCTGCCAGCTCTTCTACTTCAACGCAGTGGCACGTCTGTCTGTGGGCGTTGCGCTCCTGCTGGAGTACCTGGCGCCGGTGATGATCGTCCTGTGGCTCTGGATTTCCAGCCGACGCCGGCCACGCGCCCTCACTTCTGCCGGAGCCTTGCTCTCCCTGGCGGGGCTGGTGCTGGTGCTGGACTTGACCGGTTCCGTGAAGGTGGACTTCATCGGTGTCTTGTGGGGCATGGCCGCAGCCGTGTGCCTTGTCATCTATTTCTTCATCACTGCCAAGGAGAATGACACCTTGCCGCCGCTGGTGCTGGCTTCGGGTGGCCTGGTTGTGGGCGCGGTGGTCATGTGGCTGGTGGGAGCCGTGGGCCTGCTGCCCATGACGTTCAGCACGGCCAACACCTCGCTCGGACCCTGGGAGACCCCGTGGTGGGTTTCGGTGGGCGGCTTGGTGATCCTGGCAACCGTGCTCGCATACGTCTCCGGCATCATGGCTGCCCGTAGCCTCGGATCCAAGGTGGCGTCGTTCGTGTCCCTGACGGAAGTACTTTTCGCCGTGCTGTGGGCTTGGCTGCTGCTGGGCGAACTGCCCGGATCCATCCAGTTGCTGGGCGGCCTGCTGATTGTGGGCGGTGTGGTGTTGGTCCGGGTGGATGAACTGCGGGGCGACAAGCGGGCTGCCCGAGTAGACCCGGTGGCGGAGCGCGTCCTTGACCACGCGAACGACGTCGAGCCGGTCCCTGGTCCTTGA